The segment agCCTTTATTCTCTCGAGTGTTTCTCCAatatttcaacttcttcattatttttatcatatcattAACACAATATCACTTGCAAGTAGCATGTATCTTGTATAATGATGTATGGCTCATTCATACTTAGACAAATAAAGACGGGCTCAAGGTTTAAAGATAAATACTTCAACTTCTAATTATCAGCCTTAGGTTTGTGCTGTGGCCTGTGATAAGTTGCTCAGTCATAGAGATTCTTATGCACTTCATATTTTTATACTCATATACACTTACTGTTATTCTGAATCGATGAGCCTTTGCAGGTAAGCATTTTCCCTGCTGTTAAAGCACCCGTGGAATTTTCAACTCAggtattttcattattagttaAATAGCATATTCCTGGCCACATTTCTGTAGCTTTGTTTAGGTTTGATTGTTACAGCAGCTGTTCGACATCTGCTATCAAGCCTATCTTTTGAGTTACTATAATATTACAATTTGTCCTGATTTTGGTATGATTATCACAGGTGACTTCTGGGGATTATATTTTGTGGAACACATTAGGAAAATGTCCGGTTGCTGCCACACCCAAAGCATAGAGTTGCAAAATATATTGTTGGCGTATCTGATTAGGAGCAACAACAGACAGTTAACTTGTCGGATGGCTGCTGAGTCTGAGATGTGGGCATCAAAGAAGCTGTATGCAAAAGAGATGTATTGTGGGACAGTTCTGTGACAAGATGCAGTTACATTGCTCAACTGGGAAGTGGGTGTCTCTTGTTTCTTGGCATTTGGTATATGTGGGACAAGATTACATGAGACGTGTGTACAACTACTTCATGGATGCTCAGGTCATACATAATTAGTTAGCTGTATAGGTTATGAGAACTAACTGCATACATGCTTGTGTTGTCTTGGTGTTTCTACTAGGTGAAAGATACTCTTCTGTTGCTAAAGAGACCGAGTCTCGTGCCTTCTGCTATTATACATGCTTTAGTGAGAAACTTGATCAGCAGCTTTCCCTTGCTTCATTCAACTTCTATAAAACTAGAAAGATGCTGAGATTTCTAGCTCTTGGTGAATTGCTTTCTTATTTGTGTAGACCCTGGAGTTCATTGAATTGGAGCCTTTTCGACTGAAAGACTTCCGTCTGTTGTAAGATAAATCGGTAGAAGTCTATTTCTGTTGTGAACGTACCTACGGATTCATGAAGGGAGCATTCAAAATTTAACACTTTACCTTTACAATCAAGAATGATGAATGTACAAATTCTAATAAGGGGAGAACAATTAAGTTCATTCCACATTTTCCTTTCTTAGCTATTGATGTCTAATATACCCTGGAGACTCCTTTAGCTTCAATCTTCAGATTTACAAGGCCTAAGGATTCTACATCTCTAGCTTGAGAACTATTAGCTGTAATCTTAATTTTTCTTCCTTTGACAATGTCTTACTATGCAATTATATTGCATTTGATGTTGGTACTTGTAGCACCATTTCATTTTCAATTGCAGCAATTTCTTTCTATCAATCTATCTCGAGTTCTATTCAGCTCTTACTCACTCTTCTAACGCAATTCTGGATGAACGATACAGATCATATGGAGCCCACAGGTAATCAATGGTACAGGGCTTTCTGGCATCCAACCTCAACCATGGCTTACCCTTGCCACTCCAATGCAATAGGCTTATGGGTCCAGGGTGAAGTCCCCTACATTTACCTTCAAGGTTGTCACCACCTAAACCATGTTGATTCCATCTATGATCAACTGCCTTGATGTTTCCAGCAAACACAAGCAAAACCGGAGGCAACGACCCCAACTGGTAAATTCTTCTTTGCTTTTGTATTAACATccattcttcaattttttgggCATACCCTCCTTTTCTCCATTCATCAAGATCCATCACCATTACACCTGTGTTGAAGTAACATGGGTGTCTTCCTTCAAATGTTTTTGCCAAATTCACATCCGACCAAAATGTGTCTGTAAAATAGTTCGTGAAGTTTGCATGGCAATACTCAGGTGCTGCCAGGACTTTATCTCCCAAATCCACCCCCCATAACTTGGCAATATCATCTACAACAATGATATCCGAGTCTAGATAGATAACACGGTGCACGTCCTTAGGGAGGATATCCGAGAGGTAAATTCTTGCATAGTttagaggttgatccaaggcTTGTCTAATAGACTTGGATATCTTTCCCCTTACGCGATTAGGATGAAAATGATAGATTTTgtagctaaggtaagggaaaGTAGAGTTGATTAGGGAAATGATCTCAGCTTCAAGATGGatagaaagaaaatgaaaggaAGTGTTTTCTGGACACGTTGAATGTTGCAAAATAGACAACACTGCAGCCATGGTGCCCCTAATATAGTTGGCATCAACAGGCATTACTATTTGAATCTTATCTATGTTACGCGAGCTACATGAGTTGCCATTGCGAAAAGCAGGTGCCTCCCGGAAGGAAGGGATGTCATTGTAGGTAGGTTTTTGGATGGCAACAACGCGAATGGCGTTAGCAAAAGAGGTAGTTGTGGTGGTGGTAGTAGGATGCAAGAGGATGAGGGAAAGTAGGCCTAGAATTGGAAAACATTTagaagatgatgatgaagaagaattaGGGACATTTTTGTTCCAAAAGGCCATCTTTAATTTCTTAAGCTAcatttcttgttcttttttttttgtttttcttttcttgggTTAATAATATGGATGTCAAAAGGGGCGGGAGATTCTTAATCCGTGTTCAATACGTGCTTGACTTAAACTCGAAAGAAAGtaacttttagagagaaaaaatgtccattagacataaaaaaaagttattaatgaagttatttttagtaattattcTATATTAGCGGTTCTAAAGATTAGTGTAACACAACAAACAGTTAGAATTTTGATCATGAAATGTAGGGAGAACCGATATTTTTTCAACTacattgatttattttgtatctCCTAAATTATTGCCAATGCAAAACTTATGCAATTATTTGGCATTTCTTTATCTTTAAATGTAGGAAGAACCGATATCTTTGTGTGTGCAGTCAGTTATTTTCAATGACCTAAATTATTTCTGTTTATTTAAATATAGTTATTCCTAAATTCTtgtcaattttaaaaatcattattttttccaaCTTTGCCTTTAGCATTAATTATTATAGAATAAAGAGAacgtaaataaataaataaagactaAAGAGTCAATAAGGAATATACTAGTCACGAGTGTGTAAAATTGCACTTGTTATCGTAAATACATATTGTGGCTCGATTAAAATAAAGACGACTTTTGTATTAGTTGGAGTGCTCTCCTACTTCTTCTTAGGGGATCCAATAGAAGTAGAAGTAGGTAAGTATCAATTCATACTATCCCACAACACGAGTATGAAAGACATTTCGATCGTCTGTTTCTTATCACTGAATTGTTCATCATTTTTGTTAGGAGGTTCAGAAgctaatatacatatatatagatagaattTATGAAAAAGTTAATGGGTTCGTAAAAATTCATGAACATTCACCTTGCTCTGTGTCATGCCTATCTTTTACCCCATACAATCATACCTTACTaatcttaataaattttatattttgttgctAAGAGCACTATGATAAATTGACGTGGTGGATATGCATAAAAAGTGGTACATGTACGTACAAATGTACTGTTTTAGTCATACATTATACTATACTCATAATGAGGTGCATTTGTGTCCAAATTATAACTAATTGCTCCTTAATTAGAATAACAATGTTATGATGATTGTTCCCATTTGTAATTTCCAAGTTTTAGAGACCTTAATCATTCATTTTCTTTCACTGAGTAATTGCATCCaccaaaaaaattcatgaaaaaataaactagTGTAATGTAGTTAGTTTGCTAAGATAATTATGACAATGTCcatttatatttaatagaataaataatgactttaatttcattatttgagctaaaactctttcatataagtTTTACGCtgcaacaaataaataattttaaatcatcGCTATATTATATTCAGCgagaatataaatataaagaaacatgACTAGATACACAAATCAGAGACGTGACTCTACTTTTTCCTATTTATCAATGGAAACTTTGGATTAATTAGTCAATGTTAATAAAATGGTtgatcaaattaaaaatcaattattcaTAATGCTGTATATATTGGTCAAAAAGAAGAATTTTACCAATTAGATTTATTGagtaaaatctttttaaaaagttgGGCCAAATTAACATTGCaagaaaatgatataattgtggGTTCATGAGGGGACATATATATCCCTTTGAAACTCACAAACCTTGATTTGTTAAAGTAAATGGTAATCATGATTAGCTCTGTAATTAGAATCTAATCTCTTACAATAAGCATGTTTAAGAGTTCCAACATGTCGGAATCAAGTTTAATCAATCAATATTCTAGCATGAGATGTTCTTAAATTATGTGaaccatttttaaattttttttggtcttttttcttttactttccAAAAGCTTGTTATCCTCTCTTGGATACATCTCTATTCCTCTCGAATATAATCTTCCCCTCTCAAACATATTCATCTCATTAAGTAATGTATCATTCACAATCAGTGAGCTATATATTCacaattttattgatatatctaagatcatataaatttaagaatttattattatttgaataatagaaataaaatgtaattacCTTTTGATAtcagaaaaattatatatatttacttaatttatttatataatgaaCGGTTGAAAAGAATGCTGAAGATTCCCAAAAATTTGAGTCATTAGGTAAAAAAGTTTGGGAATGTTATCTAGGGGTAACTTTTAGGAAGGACAAAGGGTTTTGGGGAAAGAAGACATAAATGAGAGTCCGGAGCTtaaaggtataaaatattaataaaaattttgaaatggtatataaaattttatattaatcaaaatggtaaaatcgctggaacaacaGCGATTTCCTCCACCGAAAAAAGCAAAAAgtggttttcatattttttttttaaaaaaaaaattcatgaaaatcgACGGCACACATCTTCATttgaatttatttcttttttttaaaaaaaaagaaaatcgctgcctatttttttttaacaaaacaaaaatcgcattttgcaaaatcgctgtaGTAGCAGCAATTTGCTTTTTTCCGGCAGAGGAAATCGATATTGTTCTAGCGATTTTGccattttggttaatataaaattttatataccgttttaaaatttttgttaatattttatactatttaggCTCCGGACTCGACACAGTGGCCTCCATGTTTACAAATCCATGCTTCACACTACTCCtcacattattaaaaaaaacaaggaaGCCAATGGTAACTCTTCTAATCCTTTtggatatatatattcttattattattattattatgatgaggcgtttgataaaaaaaatctttttttagtatggaataattttaaattttttcaagaatttaaaaaataacgaGAAAAGCATTTTCACATGTTTCACTTCAAGGTAGTCACAAAAAATAACTTCAATTTATAATCATAACTAAATATAACTGTGAATTTCAGATAGTatatttttcacttaaaaaaatacaaactatttatttttaaatgttacaATTAAATACTCCTATGACAAAACACCTTAGTTTGCAAGTTGGCATGCACCATTTATAACACCAGCAATGACGCCATATTTATGTCAGCAAAAAGTgcatcatattaattattagattggtatttttaatttaattgaagaTTTATGCTATTGGTGTGTTAGATTAAACAACTTTTAGATTATCGATATACTTTAGTAGACCATAACGTGTTTATTTATAGTCTTTTTTGGGATACCAAACAGGAACGGCTCTAAGCCAAGACAGTCTTACGCCCTCACTTGAATAACATGTTTGTGTATGAGGATATTTCCTATCGTAACGTGTATTTAGCTCACAAATCAAGTGTTACGtttatttttagattaaaatcaAGTGAGCTTCTTTTGCAACTCAAAATTCTATGATATACTTTCTCTAATTCATACTAAGTGAATTTGTGAGGCAACAGAcgtttaataagaaaaaaaattataacataaattgaATATCACTTTatgttttcactttttttttagttattgtcaataacatttaaataattgaaGTGTTACTCCTGCCGTTTCtttttatatgtcatttttactataaatagtTGATCTATAATTCTGTCATTTCATAACATCAATGCATAGATTACAatattcttcctattttatcctTATAAGTTATTatccttaaaaatatatatttgactaACATATAAAACTAAATGAACAATTCATGTTTATGATCAAGtttattaattgaaataaattaattcatatttattcattaaaaagttattttcaaaaaaaattaataaagatcGAATAATAAACTTACATAATGcgtatgaaattaaaaataataacatataagtaaaaataaaaatatatattatttaaaacataaacTCAAAATCTTGACTCCGTTTCTGtatctaattatatatatgagtaTGGTGCACTTTACAAGTGGAAGAGTGGGAATCAAACTCACATGTGATGCTAAATTTGTGTAGAAAATGTAAACAAAACAAGACAAAATGGAAAAGGAATTGAAAAAATGGTGCCCTATTGGCCAAGCAAATGTATATGACACAAGTTCAGAAACTCAAGAGGACATAAATAATGATTGATAGATTTTCTTATCAGAATTCAGATAtttctttaagttttttttttactgaataaaaataaaaatagaaaatatgaaaaagaaaaaaaaattaaaatagaggcACGAGATAATGATTTGGCGTGTAAGTTTATAGCAAACATCGAGAGATTTGGTTCAGCTTGTGGCAGGGCTCGAGGAGAATATACATTCATGAATAGTCATGTGAttctacattaaaaaaaataaatacatatgtcTCTAAATAATCGTAAATAATGTGCATATATTTTTTcgttatacttttaaaatatttctatttctgtcattcaaaaattaaagtatatatgTCATTCGCTTTAAcggaagactaaatagggacacgTGACACAATCTTATCTCTCgatctaatatttaataaatgtcgaGTCGGTGAATAAGTTTATGACATGTGTATATCCGTTAGTATAAAGAGTATGTATGCTCTAGCTTTGAACAACGGAGGCATCAATGTTTAGAAGTATGACAGAGGGTATCTGCATACTATTTACGATATTCCGaaatttgttctttttccctAAAAAAGGGATTATTTTCTTCGCATTTCAATttacttgatattgattgatttgatacgaaattttaaaaaaaaatatttgaaattgataatataaaataaataacaaatacttatgtgattataatttaattaattaaaggtaaaattaacattttaaagTAAGCCCTATAAATCgaaaaaaaggaaatgaagtATATACTTCATAGAGTGATAAAGGGGTGTTTAATTTATAGAGTATATCTTTTcttaaacaatagtaataataatgaatgAATATTAAAGGCACTTGAAAGTTCTAACATGTCTTTTGTTtgcttcaagtaaatcttccaCCTTCTAACAATCATATGTAttgtcattaaaaaatatgtttttgtcaTTAAAGTAAGGTCTCTTTTTGATAATCTTCAAAGTTCAAATCCTAAAAAATTGCATTTGGTTCCCTATTATTGTCTAGCATGGCATGCatgttcatttatttaattaaaaattttaacaagACACACTAcctaattaatgtattttttttaaaaagtttaaataaaaaatctatatatGACTAGGAATCTAGCTAGTGATATATATTCTAGTATTGCATCaaattagttcattttttatttaatcttcgTACGTATActatctttctattttttccaaAGTTGAATATTTTGGTAATAACTAACAACTAGGTGAAGTAAAatgtaataacaataactaatATTATCAAATAGCCAAAATGTAACGCATGCAAAATTGTGAGTAATATATCTTACATAAGGtcaaaattgatataaaatgcTTTCTCCATCAGTGAAGTTTGCATATATACcggaaaatttatatatatatatatataaatagatagatagatagatagatagatagagagagaaaCGAGTTTCCTAATGCGTGGACTTTGGAAAATGATAATCTAAATCTATAAACCTCATAACTATACCGTCGGAGCTAGGAAGGGCTCATGTGAATTCATTCTAAACTCTGTTCAGTGAAAAATTACATTGTTTATatatagtaattaaaaaaaaaattcgtgTATACATAGTAGATGTTCAATATAATCTCCTTTGACTTCTTCGAGCGTTTACTTTCTCATTTTTTAATCTCTTTAGTGAAAATTCTAatataacatgttcatatattgtGCTCTTTCACAAAATTAATGTCCAAACTACATGTTTGAAGAGACTAATTAGATTCTTTGATCAAACATgcgagaagagaaaaaaattaaacataagtCCGGTAATCTTAAAAGTTATTATATTATGACCTTAATTTGTTGGTTGgtgttaattaaaaattttgaagattAATTAAGGGTTGGACTTTGAAGATTAAGATTGAAAGTGATCTATGAACTAATCTTCTTTGCTCATGCCTAATCCAAATTCCTACCCtccaattaaaattaaagaagtgGTGGGCACCACTCATGCACAAAAATTATGCGCATGAAATAGTTGCACTCACAAAATGCTTCTCCCTAGTGCTCAAATAACTTTTGTTATGGGTAATGTTCCGGTCAACTTGTACGTGCTTCGATTTTATATTACTTTAATAGTCTCTTgctattgtattatattatattgttagtttaaatataaatatttattttaatcgttatttaatttttattatattgtatcaTTTGGTAATCGTGTAAAGCCAGTGGTGGAGTCATGAA is part of the Solanum lycopersicum chromosome 1, SLM_r2.1 genome and harbors:
- the LOC104648077 gene encoding probable galacturonosyltransferase-like 4, with the protein product MAFWNKNVPNSSSSSSSKCFPILGLLSLILLHPTTTTTTTSFANAIRVVAIQKPTYNDIPSFREAPAFRNGNSCSSRNIDKIQIVMPVDANYIRGTMAAVLSILQHSTCPENTSFHFLSIHLEAEIISLINSTFPYLSYKIYHFHPNRVRGKISKSIRQALDQPLNYARIYLSDILPKDVHRVIYLDSDIIVVDDIAKLWGVDLGDKVLAAPEYCHANFTNYFTDTFWSDVNLAKTFEGRHPCYFNTGVMVMDLDEWRKGGYAQKIEEWMLIQKQRRIYQLGSLPPVLLVFAGNIKAVDHRWNQHGLGGDNLEGKCRGLHPGPISLLHWSGKGKPWLRLDARKPCTIDYLWAPYDLYRSSRIALEE